One window of the Trifolium pratense cultivar HEN17-A07 linkage group LG2, ARS_RC_1.1, whole genome shotgun sequence genome contains the following:
- the LOC123909541 gene encoding probable inactive shikimate kinase like 2, chloroplastic: MVATTPAALHFLPPNTTTTKTIHFFSILKPNVISLRSFSHSSSSSSLFSLSHRYPFSLPPCKCSFTAPVSTTTYEFSDNASEMELKLNIGSMDIRSTKDILVDANDTSLTIKVLRSGSPITLIETNPLFDRIKPSETIWYIDDDQLIVNFKKHDPELKWPDIMQSWESLAAGSSQLLQGTSIYLVGDSTEINQKVAEELATGLGYTPLGTKELLETYSNQTVDSWLLAEGSDSVAEGEGAILESISSHVRTVVATLGGKHGAAGRSDKWRHLYAGFTVWLSQTEASDEDSAREETHRNVKDGVSAYTNADVVVKLQGWDPAYAKSVAQGCLSALKQLILSDKKLPGKKGLYIRLGCRGDWPNIQPPGWDPSREGGEIPGTQ; the protein is encoded by the exons ATGGTAGCTACTACTCCTGCTGCTCTCCACTTTCTTCCCCCAAACACCACAACCACAAAAACAATCCACTTCTTCTCAATCTTAAAACCAAATGTCATCTCACTTCGTTCATtctctcattcttcttcttcttcttcattattttctcTATCTCACAGATACCCTTTTTCTCTACCTCCCTGCAAATGTTCCTTCACTGCTCCTGTTTCCACTACAACCTACGAG TTTTCTGATAATGCTTCAGAGATGGAGTTAAAGTTAAATATAGGAAGCATGGATATAAGAAGCACAAAAGACATATTGGTTGATGCAAACGATACATCTTTAACTATCAAAGTGTTGCGGTCCGGATCTCCCATTACATTGATAGAAACTAATCCTCTTTTTGACAGGATTAAACCCTCTGAAACAATATG GTATATAGACGATGATCAACTTATCGTGAATTTCAAGAAACATGACCCTGAGTTGAAATGGCCTGATATCATGCAATCATGGGAATCACTTGCTGCTGGATCATCGCAGCTTTTGCAAGGAACTTCAATTTATCTTGTTGGTGATTCAACTGAAATCAACCAGAAAGTGGCTGAAGAGCTTGCTACTGGTCTCGG GTACACGCCACTTGGTACTAAAGAGTTGCTCGAAACTTATTCCAACCAAACTGTGGATTCAT GGCTACTTGCTGAAGGTTCTGATTCGGTAGCCGAAGGCGAAGGTGCTATACTTGAAAGCATAAGTAG TCATGTAAGGACAGTAGTTGCAACATTAGGAGGTAAACATGGTGCTGCTGGAAGATCTGACAAATGGCGACATCTTTATGCAGGATTTACTGTCTGGTTGTCGCAGACTGAAGCATCAG ATGAAGATTCTGCAAGAGAGGAGACACACAGAAACGTCAAAGATGGCGTATCTGCATACACGAATGCAGATGTGGTTGTCAAGCTACAGGGATGGGATCCTGCTTATGCCAAAAGTGTGGCACAGGGATGTTTGAGTGCCCTAAAACAGTTGATCCTATCTGACAAGAAACTTCCAG GTAAAAAAGGTCTATACATAAGACTGGGATGTCGCGGTGATTGGCCAAACATCCAACCCCCTGGTTGGGATCCGTCAAGGGAAGGTggtgaaattcctggcacacaatAA
- the LOC123909540 gene encoding inactive poly [ADP-ribose] polymerase RCD1-like isoform X2 codes for MEPNSTIALDGAALNLKRKRDTRCVAHLTGSSAPTNLVIKQMRLVGSEGKPADFGSGISRSLVRYYLNYKKSGMPKRLMFYKNGEWFDYPKDVVDLVKKDFEIKKAAVEVELDGQDVVLDFLHMYSVDLKTGLQQPIAWIDEVGGCFFPEVFAGFDEEPNNLGEQEGGENHDANEPHEIKLHLSIEINGADESKLGEYSGESNVVAKDVEADSHDSMNKMGSKNVVAAIRQDQDVDLDAYTESAYGKLDVDSVQKMFLTGMTTLGVTNADIVEIYRSSGLSMQARLDLFQKQAEITKGVHGDANVRYAWLACSKEELSTMMEYGLGHKGLSASKCIYGFGVHLAAVSHPYACAPYFDVDENGIKHLVLCRVIMGNMELLRPGSGQLRPSGCEYDNGVDDIQCPKYYVVWNMNINTHIYPEFVVSFKAPLDAEGNGCSTESKKNGSGDSTVDTGKAASVPANTRRTPKSPWLPFRMLFAAIRNRVPPDAMFLIRAHYAQLTSKKISRADFVMKLRLIVGDDLLRSAITNLQVKGPDGELNGANIKQE; via the exons ATGGAACCAAATTCCACAATAGCATTGGATGGAGCTGCACTCAATCTGAAGCGAAAGCGGGACACCCGATGTGTTGCACATCTGACTGGATCTTCGGCACCAACAAACTTGGTTATCAAACAAATGAGATTGGTTGGTAGTGAAGGCAAACCGGCCGACTTTGGTTCTGGTATTTCAAGGTCCTTGGTAAGATATTATTTGAACTATAAGAAAAGCGGAATGCCCAAACGTTTGATGTTCTATAAGAACGGTGAATGGTTTGACTATCCTAAGGATGTTGTTGACTTGGTTAAGAAAGATTTCGAAATAAAGAAGGCAGCTGTGGAAGTAGAGTTAGATGGCCAGGATGTTGTGCTAGATTTTTTGCATATGTATAGTGTGGACTTGAAAACGGGTTTGCAACAACCCATTGCTTGGATTGATGAGGTGGGGGGCTGCTTTTTCCCTGAAGTGTTTGCTGGTTTTGATGAAGAACCCAATAATTTAGGCGAGCAGGAGGGTGGAGAAAATCACGATGCCAATGAGCCACATGAAATAAAATTGCATTTGTCAATTGAAATAAATGGGGCGGATGAATCCAAGTTGGGGGAGTATAGTGGGGAGTCTAACGTTGTTGCCAAGGATGTAGAAGCTGACAGTCATGATAGCATGAACAAAATGGGCAGTAAAAATGTTGTTGCAGCTATAAGGCAAGATCAAGACGTAGACTTAGATGCTTATACTGAATCTGCATATGGAAAACTGGATGTGGATTCTGTACAGAAGATGTTTCTTACAGGAATGACTACTTTGGGCGTTACTAACGCTGACATAGTTGAGATTTACCGCAGCTCAGGCCTTTCAATGCAAGCGCGACTGGACTTATTTCAGAAGCAAGCTGAAATCACAAAAGGAGTTCATGGGGATGCTAATGTTCGATATGCATGGCTTGCTTGTTCTAAAGAGGAACTGTCTACAATGATGGAGTATGGGCTTGGTCACAAAGGACTATCTGCATCCAAATGCATATATGGCTTTGGTGTTCATCTTGCTGCTGTTAGCCACCCTTATGCCTG TGCACCTTATTTTGATGTTGATGAAAATGGGATTAAGCATTTGGTTCTTTGCCGTGTCATAATGGGGAACATGGAGCTTCTTCGTCCTGGCAGTGGTCAGCTTCGTCCAAGTGGTTGCGAATATGATAATGGAGTGGATGACATTCAGTGCCCAAAATACTATGTAGTTTGGAATATGAATATCAACACTCATATCTATCCAGAATTCGTTGTCAGCTTCAAGGCCCCTTTGGATGCTGAAG GAAATGGTTGTTCAACTGAGAGTAAGAAAAATGGTTCTGGGGATTCTACAGTGGACACT GGAAAAGCTGCCAGTGTGCCTGCTAACACCCGAAGAACTCCGAAATCCCCTTGGCTACCTTTTCGCATGCTTTTTGCTGCCATCAGAAACAGGGTTCCTCCCGATGCTATGTTTCTTATCAGAGCCCATTACGCACAGTTGACG TCAAAGAAGATTTCCCGTGCTGATTTTGTGATGAAGCTGAGGTTAATTGTTGGAGATGATCTACTGAGATCTGCAATAACTAACCTTCAAGTAAAG GGACCAGATGGTGAATTGAACGGCGCAAACATTAAGCAAGAGTGA
- the LOC123909540 gene encoding inactive poly [ADP-ribose] polymerase RCD1-like isoform X1: protein MEPNSTIALDGAALNLKRKRDTRCVAHLTGSSAPTNLVIKQMRLVGSEGKPADFGSGISRSLVRYYLNYKKSGMPKRLMFYKNGEWFDYPKDVVDLVKKDFEIKKAAVEVELDGQDVVLDFLHMYSVDLKTGLQQPIAWIDEVGGCFFPEVFAGFDEEPNNLGEQEGGENHDANEPHEIKLHLSIEINGADESKLGEYSGESNVVAKDVEADSHDSMNKMGSKNVVAAIRQDQDVDLDAYTESAYGKLDVDSVQKMFLTGMTTLGVTNADIVEIYRSSGLSMQARLDLFQKQAEITKGVHGDANVRYAWLACSKEELSTMMEYGLGHKGLSASKCIYGFGVHLAAVSHPYACAPYFDVDENGIKHLVLCRVIMGNMELLRPGSGQLRPSGCEYDNGVDDIQCPKYYVVWNMNINTHIYPEFVVSFKAPLDAEGNGCSTESKKNGSGDSTVDTGKAASVPANTRRTPKSPWLPFRMLFAAIRNRVPPDAMFLIRAHYAQLTVCKVASIDAYVLNDEISLMYHAALVQSKKISRADFVMKLRLIVGDDLLRSAITNLQVKGPDGELNGANIKQE from the exons ATGGAACCAAATTCCACAATAGCATTGGATGGAGCTGCACTCAATCTGAAGCGAAAGCGGGACACCCGATGTGTTGCACATCTGACTGGATCTTCGGCACCAACAAACTTGGTTATCAAACAAATGAGATTGGTTGGTAGTGAAGGCAAACCGGCCGACTTTGGTTCTGGTATTTCAAGGTCCTTGGTAAGATATTATTTGAACTATAAGAAAAGCGGAATGCCCAAACGTTTGATGTTCTATAAGAACGGTGAATGGTTTGACTATCCTAAGGATGTTGTTGACTTGGTTAAGAAAGATTTCGAAATAAAGAAGGCAGCTGTGGAAGTAGAGTTAGATGGCCAGGATGTTGTGCTAGATTTTTTGCATATGTATAGTGTGGACTTGAAAACGGGTTTGCAACAACCCATTGCTTGGATTGATGAGGTGGGGGGCTGCTTTTTCCCTGAAGTGTTTGCTGGTTTTGATGAAGAACCCAATAATTTAGGCGAGCAGGAGGGTGGAGAAAATCACGATGCCAATGAGCCACATGAAATAAAATTGCATTTGTCAATTGAAATAAATGGGGCGGATGAATCCAAGTTGGGGGAGTATAGTGGGGAGTCTAACGTTGTTGCCAAGGATGTAGAAGCTGACAGTCATGATAGCATGAACAAAATGGGCAGTAAAAATGTTGTTGCAGCTATAAGGCAAGATCAAGACGTAGACTTAGATGCTTATACTGAATCTGCATATGGAAAACTGGATGTGGATTCTGTACAGAAGATGTTTCTTACAGGAATGACTACTTTGGGCGTTACTAACGCTGACATAGTTGAGATTTACCGCAGCTCAGGCCTTTCAATGCAAGCGCGACTGGACTTATTTCAGAAGCAAGCTGAAATCACAAAAGGAGTTCATGGGGATGCTAATGTTCGATATGCATGGCTTGCTTGTTCTAAAGAGGAACTGTCTACAATGATGGAGTATGGGCTTGGTCACAAAGGACTATCTGCATCCAAATGCATATATGGCTTTGGTGTTCATCTTGCTGCTGTTAGCCACCCTTATGCCTG TGCACCTTATTTTGATGTTGATGAAAATGGGATTAAGCATTTGGTTCTTTGCCGTGTCATAATGGGGAACATGGAGCTTCTTCGTCCTGGCAGTGGTCAGCTTCGTCCAAGTGGTTGCGAATATGATAATGGAGTGGATGACATTCAGTGCCCAAAATACTATGTAGTTTGGAATATGAATATCAACACTCATATCTATCCAGAATTCGTTGTCAGCTTCAAGGCCCCTTTGGATGCTGAAG GAAATGGTTGTTCAACTGAGAGTAAGAAAAATGGTTCTGGGGATTCTACAGTGGACACT GGAAAAGCTGCCAGTGTGCCTGCTAACACCCGAAGAACTCCGAAATCCCCTTGGCTACCTTTTCGCATGCTTTTTGCTGCCATCAGAAACAGGGTTCCTCCCGATGCTATGTTTCTTATCAGAGCCCATTACGCACAGTTGACGGTATGTAAAGTAGCCTCAATTGATGCCTATGTCTTAAATGATGAAATATCTCTAATGTATCATGCTGCACTTGTGCAGTCAAAGAAGATTTCCCGTGCTGATTTTGTGATGAAGCTGAGGTTAATTGTTGGAGATGATCTACTGAGATCTGCAATAACTAACCTTCAAGTAAAG GGACCAGATGGTGAATTGAACGGCGCAAACATTAAGCAAGAGTGA